Proteins from one Oscillatoria nigro-viridis PCC 7112 genomic window:
- the ruvB gene encoding Holliday junction branch migration DNA helicase RuvB, with amino-acid sequence MAIISSKQQPSDQNLPEDIAPARVPRKKAAKPQPESLVEAQELPDEINSKQDDKIRPQRLAEYIGQKDLREVLAIAIAAAKSRGEPMDHLLLYGPPGLGKTTMSLILAAEMEVECKITTAPALEKPRDIVGLLINLKAGDVLFIDEIHRLSKVTEEILYPAMEDCRLDITIGQGKSAKIRSIPLKPFTLVGATTKVGSLTSPLRDRFGLIQRLRYYEIDELSLIVQRSAQVLDTQITPEGATEIARRSRGTPRIANRLLRRVRDYSEVKNLKPIDAEVASVALELFNVDPLGLDWTDRRILTAMIENFNGGPVGLETLAASTGEDTQTIEDVYEPYLMQIGLLQRTSRGRMVTVAARKHLGLLDEKE; translated from the coding sequence ATGGCTATTATCTCCTCCAAACAACAGCCCTCCGACCAAAATCTACCCGAAGACATAGCCCCAGCCCGGGTTCCCCGCAAAAAAGCCGCCAAACCCCAGCCGGAATCTCTGGTAGAAGCGCAAGAGTTACCCGACGAAATCAACAGCAAACAAGACGACAAAATCCGACCCCAGCGCTTAGCTGAATACATCGGGCAAAAAGACTTAAGAGAAGTTTTGGCGATCGCAATTGCAGCCGCCAAATCTCGCGGCGAACCTATGGATCACCTGTTACTCTACGGGCCGCCCGGGTTGGGCAAAACCACAATGTCGCTAATTCTAGCAGCAGAAATGGAAGTTGAATGCAAAATCACCACCGCCCCAGCGTTAGAAAAACCGCGAGATATTGTCGGATTGCTGATCAACCTCAAAGCAGGCGACGTGCTGTTTATCGACGAAATTCACCGTCTATCTAAAGTTACAGAAGAAATCCTCTATCCGGCGATGGAAGACTGTCGGTTAGATATTACGATCGGTCAAGGCAAAAGCGCCAAGATCCGCAGCATACCCCTGAAACCGTTTACCTTAGTAGGAGCAACCACAAAAGTCGGGTCCCTCACATCTCCATTGCGCGATCGCTTCGGCTTGATTCAAAGATTGCGCTACTACGAAATAGACGAACTCAGTCTAATTGTCCAAAGAAGCGCCCAAGTTCTCGACACTCAAATCACCCCAGAAGGAGCTACAGAAATTGCCCGCCGATCTCGCGGAACCCCCCGGATCGCTAACCGCTTGCTGCGACGAGTTAGAGACTACAGCGAAGTCAAAAATTTAAAGCCAATTGATGCAGAAGTTGCCTCAGTAGCCCTGGAATTATTCAACGTCGATCCGCTAGGTTTGGATTGGACAGATCGGCGGATTTTGACAGCAATGATCGAGAACTTTAACGGCGGCCCAGTGGGCTTAGAAACCCTCGCAGCTTCTACAGGAGAAGATACTCAAACCATTGAGGATGTATACGAACCTTATTTAATGCAAATCGGATTGTTGCAGCGGACAAGTCGCGGAAGAATGGTAACGGTTGCTGCTAGAAAACACTTGGGTTTACTCGATGAAAAGGAGTAA
- a CDS encoding Uma2 family endonuclease, translated as MVQIQKTKILTLSEFLKLPETEPASEYIDGQIIQKPMPQGKHSRIQGELVPAINVAVKNQKIALAFPELRCTFGGRSIVPDVTVFTWERIPVDENGDVANVFETYPDWTIEILSPAQSQTKVTGNILHCLKNGTKMGWLIDQMVQSVLIYPPGKQPEILAKPEELLPVPDWAAELRLTVGDLFGWLKL; from the coding sequence ATGGTACAGATACAAAAAACAAAAATACTAACTTTGTCAGAGTTTCTCAAACTGCCAGAAACAGAACCAGCTAGCGAATATATCGACGGTCAAATCATCCAAAAGCCTATGCCACAAGGAAAACATAGCCGGATTCAAGGTGAATTAGTCCCGGCTATCAATGTCGCAGTTAAAAATCAGAAAATTGCCTTAGCTTTTCCTGAATTGCGGTGTACTTTTGGCGGTAGATCAATTGTGCCAGATGTCACAGTATTTACTTGGGAAAGAATACCAGTTGATGAAAATGGGGATGTTGCTAATGTATTTGAAACTTACCCAGATTGGACAATTGAAATTCTGTCTCCAGCCCAGAGTCAAACTAAAGTAACGGGGAATATTTTACACTGTCTGAAAAACGGCACTAAAATGGGTTGGCTGATAGATCAGATGGTGCAATCGGTATTAATTTATCCCCCTGGAAAGCAACCGGAAATTTTAGCAAAACCAGAAGAATTGTTGCCGGTTCCAGATTGGGCAGCAGAATTGCGACTGACGGTAGGAGATTTGTTTGGGTGGTTAAAACTATAG
- a CDS encoding ABC transporter permease, giving the protein MKGVAQKARRVGGRLPASTPRRWAKLNLLATLVRRDLEAQYKGSILGNLWPLLNQLSQLVIYTYVFSIVLKVKLSLAGFPENSDITFGVWLFAGLLPWTAFTSGLIKSGVSVVGQPNLVKKVVFPLGLLPLVPIFTAFLESSLGLAALIVIVAVSSQKLNATLCLLPLVWVPQLLITAGLGYLTAGLTVFLRDIPQTLGVILNFWFYLTPIVYPASVIPQEWRVWIFWLNPMAAISEVYRDLILLGEVKHWGEWGVATLISAAIFCGGLAVYRRLRPAFADVL; this is encoded by the coding sequence GTGAAAGGAGTTGCCCAAAAAGCCCGAAGGGTGGGTGGCAGGCTGCCCGCAAGTACGCCCCGGCGCTGGGCGAAGCTGAATCTGCTGGCAACATTGGTGCGCCGGGACTTGGAAGCTCAATACAAAGGCTCGATTCTGGGCAATTTGTGGCCGCTGCTGAATCAGCTATCGCAATTGGTGATTTACACATACGTATTTTCGATCGTCCTCAAGGTAAAGCTAAGCCTTGCAGGCTTCCCAGAAAACAGCGACATTACATTTGGAGTCTGGTTGTTTGCAGGTTTGCTGCCTTGGACTGCCTTCACCAGCGGTTTGATCAAGTCGGGAGTATCGGTGGTGGGGCAGCCGAATTTAGTGAAAAAAGTGGTATTTCCTCTCGGTTTGCTGCCCCTAGTGCCGATTTTTACAGCTTTTCTTGAAAGTTCTCTGGGTTTAGCAGCTTTGATTGTCATAGTAGCAGTGTCGTCGCAAAAGCTCAACGCTACTTTATGCTTGCTGCCGCTGGTGTGGGTGCCTCAGTTGCTGATAACTGCTGGTTTGGGATATTTGACAGCGGGCTTGACTGTATTTTTGCGAGACATTCCTCAGACATTAGGTGTTATTCTAAATTTTTGGTTTTATTTGACGCCGATCGTCTACCCAGCATCAGTAATCCCCCAAGAGTGGCGAGTGTGGATATTTTGGCTGAATCCAATGGCCGCCATCTCGGAGGTTTATCGAGACCTCATACTGCTTGGAGAAGTTAAGCATTGGGGCGAATGGGGTGTCGCCACGCTAATTTCTGCTGCTATATTTTGTGGAGGTTTGGCGGTTTACCGGCGTTTGCGTCCCGCTTTTGCTGACGTGCTGTAA
- a CDS encoding ABC transporter ATP-binding protein: protein MTENVISLKNVSKCFKRYDRPGDRLKEIIYPSKKLADEFWALHDINLEIPQGQTLGIVGRNGSGKSTLLQIIVGTLTPTAGSVEVKGRVSALLELGSGFNPEFTGRQNVFFNAQLLGFNQKQTEEKFDDIAAFADIGDFIEQPVKTYSSGMFVRLAFAVATSVEPDILVVDEALSVGDEAFQRKCFARLQSIQEGGGTILFVSHAATSVVQLCTSAILMDSGELLLAHTPKVVISKYQKLIYADPDLVQGLKSDIRALNQLTKQESQDQLQDANLDSTKTEVKPDQYLSKPKEYYDEFYDPGMIPSNTVRYPSRGAEIINPHIETLKGNLVNHLIGRQDYIYTYSVIFSRSTSKVRFGMLVKTISGFELAGASLKASTQSVRYVEAGTTIVVKFHFKCLLNPGVYFLNAGVVGTVDGDLTYLDRCVDVAMFRVQSCTESCGNGIVDLLIEPCLTVVNADSLVKEQSTEVI from the coding sequence ATGACAGAAAATGTAATTTCACTCAAAAATGTTTCCAAATGCTTTAAGCGGTACGATCGTCCAGGAGACCGCTTAAAGGAAATTATTTACCCCAGCAAAAAACTGGCTGACGAATTTTGGGCCCTACACGACATCAATCTGGAAATTCCTCAAGGACAAACTCTGGGAATCGTCGGTCGCAACGGTTCGGGGAAAAGCACTCTCCTGCAAATAATTGTGGGGACGCTGACTCCTACCGCAGGAAGCGTCGAGGTTAAAGGGCGAGTCTCCGCTTTGTTGGAACTCGGAAGCGGGTTTAACCCGGAATTTACCGGGCGGCAAAATGTGTTTTTTAACGCTCAGTTGCTGGGATTCAATCAAAAACAAACTGAAGAAAAGTTTGACGATATCGCTGCTTTTGCTGATATTGGCGATTTCATTGAACAGCCAGTCAAAACTTATTCTAGCGGTATGTTTGTCAGGCTAGCTTTTGCCGTTGCGACTAGCGTCGAGCCAGATATTTTGGTGGTTGACGAAGCGCTTTCGGTGGGCGACGAAGCTTTTCAACGCAAGTGTTTTGCCCGCTTGCAAAGCATTCAAGAAGGTGGCGGAACGATTTTATTTGTTTCTCACGCTGCTACTTCTGTGGTGCAACTTTGTACGTCCGCGATTTTAATGGATAGCGGTGAATTGCTGCTCGCTCACACTCCGAAGGTGGTAATTTCTAAGTATCAAAAGCTGATTTATGCTGACCCGGATCTGGTTCAGGGGTTGAAGTCAGATATTCGAGCTCTGAACCAACTGACCAAACAGGAAAGTCAAGACCAGCTTCAGGATGCTAATTTAGACAGCACAAAGACCGAAGTTAAACCGGATCAATATCTCTCTAAACCCAAGGAATATTACGATGAATTTTACGATCCGGGGATGATACCGTCGAATACGGTAAGGTATCCGTCTCGCGGCGCGGAAATTATCAACCCCCACATCGAGACGCTGAAGGGAAATCTGGTAAATCACTTGATCGGCCGTCAAGATTATATTTATACTTACTCTGTCATTTTCTCTCGGTCAACTTCCAAAGTTAGGTTTGGAATGTTGGTTAAAACAATTAGCGGTTTTGAGTTGGCGGGTGCTTCTTTGAAGGCTTCTACTCAGTCAGTTAGGTATGTGGAAGCGGGAACGACAATTGTAGTGAAGTTTCATTTTAAATGTTTGCTGAATCCGGGTGTTTATTTTCTGAATGCTGGGGTTGTGGGAACGGTAGATGGAGATTTAACTTATCTGGATCGCTGTGTTGATGTGGCGATGTTTAGAGTTCAGTCTTGTACTGAGTCCTGCGGTAACGGCATCGTTGACTTGCTGATCGAACCGTGTTTAACTGTTGTTAATGCTGATTCTTTAGTGAAAGAGCAGTCAACAGAGGTTATCTAA
- a CDS encoding serine/threonine protein kinase — protein MSGQNIGDLSKEILADRYQCDRRLGKQAGRQTLLARDLKTQQQVVVKLLSFSSDFNWEDLKLFQREVETLKSLSHPAIPRYLDSFEIDTPNRKGFALVQTYIEAKSLQEYLSDGRTFSESEVKQLAAALLDILAYLHQRQPPVIHRDIKPSNILLKNRSGNSVGEVYLVDFGAVQTLATQQGKTVTVVGTYGYMPPEQFGGRAVPASDLYGLGATLIALITKQHPADLPQKDLQIEFDEFTQLSPAFTNWLKWMTHPSLERRPASAQIAKEVLEKPQEINKYSQTLRLGKIVSSARVFATAIGYSTLTGAIAVGACAAIYSTFLMGILGTIIGGILGIVLGLLLGVENGIIVGIVTISSFYPLTNPKSHRQVLTAISIGISTLTSIVFFQMMHFSPVLDSNYIFVVIAPSLIAGLSMGASTKSIARWYQKESGL, from the coding sequence ATGAGCGGACAAAACATCGGCGATTTGTCAAAAGAAATATTAGCCGATCGCTATCAGTGCGATCGGCGACTCGGCAAGCAAGCAGGACGGCAAACCTTACTCGCCCGCGACTTAAAAACCCAACAGCAAGTAGTCGTCAAACTCCTCTCCTTCAGCAGCGACTTTAACTGGGAAGACTTAAAACTGTTCCAGCGAGAAGTCGAAACCTTAAAATCCCTATCCCATCCGGCAATTCCCCGATATCTCGACTCCTTTGAAATCGACACCCCCAACCGCAAAGGCTTCGCCCTCGTTCAGACTTACATCGAAGCCAAATCCCTGCAAGAATACCTCTCAGACGGCCGCACCTTCAGCGAAAGCGAAGTCAAACAATTAGCCGCAGCATTATTAGACATCCTCGCCTACCTGCACCAGCGACAGCCCCCGGTGATTCACCGCGACATTAAACCCAGCAATATTTTACTCAAAAATCGATCGGGCAACAGCGTCGGCGAAGTTTACCTAGTCGATTTCGGTGCAGTTCAAACCCTAGCAACCCAACAGGGAAAAACAGTCACCGTTGTCGGCACGTATGGCTATATGCCGCCCGAACAATTTGGCGGGAGGGCCGTTCCCGCTTCCGACTTGTACGGCTTGGGAGCAACCTTAATCGCCTTAATTACCAAGCAGCATCCTGCCGACTTGCCGCAGAAAGATTTGCAGATCGAATTCGATGAATTCACCCAACTAAGCCCCGCTTTTACCAATTGGCTGAAGTGGATGACGCATCCGAGTTTAGAGCGCCGTCCCGCCTCAGCCCAAATAGCAAAAGAAGTGCTAGAAAAACCACAGGAAATAAATAAATATTCCCAGACATTGAGACTGGGGAAAATTGTGAGCAGCGCCAGGGTGTTCGCAACTGCGATCGGCTACAGCACCTTGACAGGAGCTATAGCTGTAGGAGCTTGTGCAGCTATTTACAGCACCTTTCTTATGGGGATATTGGGGACAATTATCGGAGGAATCCTGGGTATTGTTCTCGGCTTGCTGCTGGGTGTGGAGAACGGAATAATCGTCGGAATTGTGACGATATCGAGTTTTTACCCCCTAACTAATCCCAAATCTCACCGACAGGTTTTAACTGCAATTAGTATTGGAATCTCCACCTTGACAAGCATCGTCTTCTTTCAAATGATGCATTTTAGTCCTGTATTGGATTCCAATTATATTTTCGTGGTGATTGCACCGTCGCTAATTGCAGGACTGTCAATGGGGGCAAGTACCAAGTCTATTGCCCGGTGGTATCAAAAAGAAAGTGGACTGTAA
- the recN gene encoding DNA repair protein RecN — protein sequence MLISLRIENFALIDCLDLEFGPSLNVFTGETGAGKSIILDAIDAVLGGKVDRRSIRTGAARAILEATFELDKAAALWLGEQEIEPIDGNLAVCSREINASSGVLRTRSRLNGILVNRQLMDQLRDRLVEITAQGQTVHLGQETLQREWLDLYGGKKLAEARSIVASAWLGANSAKTALKRRRQSEQQRLQRLDLLEYQVRELGEAHIEDADELEQLEHESIRLAHVVELQQQSYQVHQALYQNDGDSASAADLLSKAEVILSDMVVYDVQLQPILEMVSDALAQATEASRQISSYGEQLEADPERLEEVEDRIRELKQICRKYGPLKEAIAYYQSIQNELNELLEGGESMEALELAYQTALEQLKDACSHLTTLRREAALKLETHLVGELKPLAMEKVQFQVEISPCTPTGTGADQIAFCFSPNPGEPLQPLGAIASGGEMSRFLLAIKACFSQIESAGTLIFDEIDAGVSGRVAGAIAKKLYQLSDKHQVLCVTHQPLIAAMADFHFRVNKQTIEAEPSIEEPAADSEPVERTVVRVAALNSEQRREELAQLASGRSATEAIAFAESLLVEAAGLRQTQSAQPPIGPSSRSGG from the coding sequence ATGTTAATATCCCTCCGAATAGAAAACTTTGCTCTAATTGACTGCCTGGATCTAGAGTTTGGCCCGAGTTTAAACGTATTTACAGGGGAAACCGGCGCTGGTAAATCGATTATCCTAGATGCGATCGATGCAGTTTTGGGCGGGAAAGTCGATCGCCGATCGATTCGCACCGGAGCAGCGCGGGCAATATTGGAAGCTACCTTTGAATTGGACAAAGCCGCAGCTTTGTGGCTGGGCGAGCAAGAAATCGAACCCATAGACGGAAATTTAGCCGTTTGCAGCCGGGAAATTAACGCATCGAGCGGTGTTCTGCGTACCAGATCCCGCTTGAACGGAATTCTCGTCAACCGCCAGTTAATGGATCAACTGCGCGATCGGCTGGTCGAAATTACCGCCCAAGGCCAAACCGTTCACCTCGGACAAGAAACCCTCCAGCGAGAATGGCTCGATTTATACGGCGGCAAAAAGCTCGCGGAAGCGCGATCGATCGTCGCCTCCGCGTGGCTGGGAGCCAACAGCGCCAAAACCGCCCTCAAACGCAGGCGTCAGTCGGAACAGCAGCGACTGCAAAGACTTGATTTGTTAGAATACCAAGTCCGAGAACTCGGCGAAGCCCACATCGAAGACGCCGACGAACTCGAACAGCTAGAACACGAATCAATCCGGCTAGCCCACGTCGTCGAATTGCAGCAGCAGAGTTACCAAGTCCACCAAGCCCTGTACCAAAACGACGGCGACAGCGCATCAGCCGCCGACTTGTTGAGCAAAGCCGAAGTAATTTTAAGCGACATGGTGGTTTACGATGTGCAGTTGCAACCAATCCTAGAAATGGTGAGCGATGCTTTAGCTCAAGCCACAGAAGCCAGCAGGCAAATTAGCAGCTACGGCGAACAATTAGAGGCAGATCCCGAAAGACTCGAAGAAGTAGAAGATCGGATTCGCGAACTCAAACAAATTTGTCGCAAATACGGGCCGCTCAAAGAAGCGATCGCTTACTACCAAAGCATTCAAAACGAACTAAACGAACTTTTAGAAGGAGGCGAGTCAATGGAAGCCTTAGAACTCGCATATCAGACCGCTTTAGAGCAATTAAAAGACGCTTGCAGCCACCTCACCACCCTGCGACGCGAAGCAGCCCTCAAACTAGAAACGCACCTCGTAGGAGAACTTAAGCCGTTAGCAATGGAAAAAGTGCAATTTCAAGTCGAGATTTCGCCTTGTACCCCAACCGGTACCGGTGCCGACCAAATCGCCTTTTGTTTCAGCCCCAATCCGGGCGAACCTTTGCAACCTCTGGGCGCGATCGCCTCCGGGGGAGAAATGAGCCGCTTTCTGCTCGCCATCAAAGCCTGTTTTTCCCAAATAGAAAGTGCCGGTACGCTGATTTTTGACGAAATTGACGCCGGAGTCTCCGGGAGAGTCGCCGGGGCGATCGCCAAAAAACTCTACCAACTTTCCGACAAACACCAAGTTCTCTGCGTCACCCACCAGCCGCTGATCGCCGCGATGGCTGATTTTCATTTTCGCGTCAACAAACAGACGATCGAAGCAGAACCGAGTATCGAGGAACCCGCAGCCGACTCCGAACCAGTCGAACGCACAGTAGTCAGAGTTGCCGCTCTCAACAGCGAGCAGCGGCGGGAAGAACTCGCCCAACTCGCCAGTGGCCGGTCAGCAACAGAAGCCATCGCCTTCGCCGAATCCCTGCTTGTCGAAGCCGCCGGATTGCGCCAAACTCAGTCAGCCCAACCCCCGATCGGACCCTCAAGCCGATCGGGGGGTTAA
- a CDS encoding GAF domain-containing protein — translation MKSASPNLPAMENNMTVTVEATVVSEKDDFTGVSEKNHFTGLSEKHQEQYSQDSSSSSALAKSPGLSNVLDILNKESFTEVVKEVEDKLKVVNQTLGMLDNILESQGFDAILNEMLQSITRKTGELLNADRSTIFLLDEEKNELWAIVAKDENGKNLELRFPAHVGIAGEVATEKKVVNITYDFYNDPRSTNAKKTDKETGYRTYTMLAMPLINEETGELVAVVQLINKLKPNHEHYGILEEQIDKAGFTQEDEQVFREFAPSIRLILESSKSFYAATQRQRAATALMNAVNALSQSGLDLEDTLKRVMDQAKELMNADRSTLWLIDEDKDELWTKIPTADSVKELRIPRTAGFAGIVAESGEPLLIPFDVYDDPRAETSKKTDQQTDYRTCSMLCMPVFNADKKLIGVTQLVNKKRQGEYPPYNPVDWPHAPDQWKASFNRNDLEFMKAFNIQAGVALQNAKLFAEVKQQEQRQKDMLHALTNGVISTDKKGNIVATNPSAKKLLGVSDAELAEGQSLRELIKLEKGDFAKWFDASLFPEDDNDRQQYYPDQVLLSWEGEAQSINLSINSMTDATDPSKVNGALVVMEDISSAKQVKNLMYRYMTPEVAEALLASGDTGLGGKRKNVSVLFSDIRSYTTLTEKLQAEEVVVMLNKYFEVMVDVVFEYGGTLDKYIGDALMAVFGSPAPLEDHAWCAMQTAVKMREKLAEFNRDRVANGELPIGIGMGVHSDEVVSGNIGSSKRMELTSIGDGVNLASRLEGASKQYGTDLIISDNTYRDYADRLYVRELDFITVKGKSEPVIVYELVGIREGYSPVGKSLTETQQEIIEHYTKGREHYKTPVRQKLSESEVKNILKDVAEMPEAEIKKLSYNLEQQLEQELKKLLYQLKKLSEYDPKNLSEADKLIVLLQTEIQLLKLEGIKNLSEDEAKMLLQAKIKPLSGDDIKYLQEGEVKKLLEADILEPSNPQIKRLKPAEIRQLLQAKIKSRACETVAEMLDEEFENLGLDRVKKLLSEFKKALEPKAKQAFKDAEREFNAVLEVDPKNKAAKLHVDRCMLFQHRFSDVLNWDGVWNLTEK, via the coding sequence ATGAAATCTGCATCTCCCAATCTGCCAGCTATGGAAAACAACATGACAGTGACAGTAGAGGCTACTGTTGTCAGTGAAAAGGATGATTTTACTGGTGTCAGTGAAAAGAATCATTTTACTGGTCTCAGTGAAAAACATCAGGAACAATATTCTCAGGATTCCTCTAGCAGTAGCGCCCTTGCCAAAAGTCCAGGATTATCCAATGTTCTCGATATCCTAAATAAGGAGAGCTTTACAGAAGTAGTTAAGGAAGTAGAAGACAAACTTAAGGTTGTCAATCAAACCCTGGGAATGCTCGACAATATCCTGGAGAGCCAGGGATTTGACGCCATCCTCAACGAGATGTTGCAGTCGATTACCCGGAAAACCGGGGAATTGCTGAATGCCGATCGCAGCACGATATTTTTATTAGACGAAGAAAAAAATGAACTCTGGGCGATCGTCGCTAAAGACGAAAATGGCAAAAACCTAGAACTCAGATTTCCCGCCCATGTGGGCATTGCGGGAGAAGTAGCCACGGAAAAAAAAGTGGTGAACATTACTTATGATTTTTATAACGACCCCCGCTCGACTAACGCAAAAAAAACTGACAAAGAAACAGGATATCGCACTTATACAATGCTGGCGATGCCCCTGATCAACGAAGAAACAGGAGAGTTAGTAGCAGTCGTTCAACTGATTAATAAACTCAAGCCCAACCACGAACATTACGGTATTTTAGAGGAGCAGATTGACAAGGCAGGATTTACTCAAGAAGACGAACAAGTTTTTCGAGAATTTGCCCCGTCGATTCGCCTAATTCTAGAGTCTTCTAAATCTTTCTACGCAGCAACTCAAAGACAGCGAGCCGCGACAGCGTTGATGAACGCCGTCAACGCTCTTTCTCAGAGCGGTTTAGACTTAGAAGATACCCTAAAAAGGGTGATGGATCAGGCAAAAGAACTGATGAATGCCGATCGCAGCACCCTGTGGCTGATCGATGAAGATAAAGACGAACTCTGGACGAAAATCCCGACAGCCGACAGCGTGAAAGAACTTCGCATACCCAGAACAGCAGGTTTTGCAGGCATCGTCGCCGAATCCGGCGAACCGCTGTTGATTCCCTTTGACGTATACGATGACCCCCGCGCCGAAACTTCCAAAAAAACCGACCAACAAACTGACTACCGTACTTGCAGTATGCTATGTATGCCAGTTTTTAATGCAGACAAGAAATTGATTGGAGTCACCCAATTAGTTAATAAAAAACGGCAAGGAGAATACCCCCCCTACAACCCGGTAGATTGGCCGCACGCCCCCGATCAGTGGAAAGCGAGTTTCAATCGCAACGACCTGGAATTTATGAAGGCGTTTAACATTCAAGCAGGAGTCGCGCTGCAAAACGCCAAACTGTTTGCAGAAGTCAAACAGCAAGAACAAAGACAAAAAGATATGCTGCACGCCTTGACTAACGGCGTGATTTCTACAGATAAAAAAGGCAATATAGTAGCGACCAATCCCAGTGCCAAAAAATTACTCGGTGTCAGCGATGCAGAATTAGCCGAAGGTCAATCTTTGCGAGAGTTAATTAAGTTAGAAAAAGGAGATTTTGCCAAATGGTTTGATGCGTCTTTGTTTCCAGAAGACGATAACGACCGCCAGCAGTATTACCCGGATCAAGTTTTGCTTTCCTGGGAAGGAGAAGCGCAGAGTATCAATCTTTCGATTAATTCAATGACTGACGCTACAGATCCCAGCAAGGTCAACGGCGCGTTAGTTGTCATGGAAGATATTAGCAGCGCCAAGCAAGTCAAAAACTTGATGTACCGTTACATGACGCCAGAAGTAGCCGAAGCTTTGTTAGCTTCAGGGGATACTGGATTGGGCGGCAAGCGCAAAAACGTTTCGGTGCTGTTCTCAGACATTCGCAGCTATACCACACTTACGGAAAAATTGCAAGCCGAAGAAGTGGTAGTGATGCTGAATAAATATTTTGAAGTGATGGTAGATGTCGTATTCGAGTACGGAGGGACTCTCGACAAATACATCGGCGACGCTCTGATGGCAGTTTTTGGCTCTCCAGCGCCCCTAGAGGATCATGCTTGGTGCGCCATGCAAACGGCAGTGAAAATGCGGGAAAAACTCGCTGAGTTTAATCGAGATCGCGTGGCAAATGGCGAATTGCCGATCGGCATCGGTATGGGCGTACATTCCGATGAAGTTGTCAGCGGCAACATCGGTAGTAGCAAACGCATGGAATTGACTTCTATAGGAGACGGCGTTAACCTCGCCTCTCGCTTAGAAGGCGCTAGCAAGCAATACGGCACCGACTTGATTATCAGCGACAATACTTACAGAGATTATGCCGATCGGCTCTACGTGCGAGAACTCGACTTTATTACTGTCAAAGGCAAAAGCGAACCCGTAATCGTTTACGAACTCGTCGGCATCCGCGAGGGATACTCGCCAGTGGGCAAGTCACTAACCGAAACGCAGCAAGAAATTATAGAACATTACACGAAGGGGCGCGAACATTACAAAACTCCTGTCAGGCAAAAACTCTCAGAAAGTGAGGTGAAAAACATCTTAAAGGATGTCGCCGAAATGCCAGAGGCAGAGATTAAAAAACTGTCCTACAATCTAGAGCAACAGTTGGAACAGGAACTAAAGAAGCTGTTATATCAACTGAAAAAGCTGTCAGAGTACGACCCAAAAAACCTGTCCGAAGCAGACAAACTCATCGTCCTGTTGCAGACAGAAATCCAACTGCTGAAATTGGAAGGCATCAAAAACCTCTCGGAAGACGAAGCCAAAATGCTGCTGCAAGCAAAAATCAAGCCCCTATCAGGGGACGATATTAAATACTTGCAAGAAGGCGAAGTCAAAAAGCTGTTGGAAGCAGACATCTTAGAACCATCAAATCCCCAAATCAAGCGGCTGAAACCTGCTGAGATCAGGCAGCTATTGCAGGCGAAAATTAAAAGTCGTGCCTGCGAGACAGTTGCAGAAATGTTAGATGAGGAATTTGAAAACCTGGGACTCGATCGGGTGAAAAAACTGCTGAGCGAGTTTAAGAAAGCTTTAGAACCAAAAGCCAAGCAAGCCTTTAAAGACGCTGAACGCGAATTTAACGCCGTTCTGGAAGTTGACCCGAAAAACAAGGCAGCTAAATTGCACGTCGATCGCTGTATGTTATTTCAACATCGGTTTTCAGACGTACTCAACTGGGATGGCGTGTGGAATCTCACAGAAAAATAG